The genomic stretch TGTGCCATCTCATGTGTGATCTCTTATAGACCCAGCGTAGTTCTTCTCCAATGCCTCCTCTTGGAGTAGTACCTGATTTTATGACCATTTTTCATCTGAATCCCCTGGGGAATGGGacaattctgcttttgtttcttggctaGGAACCGCTTGATTCTGAAAGTCTTGTGAGAATACATGGCAGGAGCAGTCAACCACATACACCACAAtggtggagaaaaggagagagcgTCTCCTGTTTGGTTTAAAActttatatagaatatataccCCTAACCTGGCATTTAAGTAATTAGCATAGTAActgcaatatatattttataaatttcactcaTATCTTACAGTAGCATTCTTTTTTCCAGACTGATATAGCTAAAATTAATCTATCAATCCACAGGAATGTTACtagttttctataaaaatacataataaagaaaaatataccgtgtgataaagtaaataaaaatggtaattttatttaatataagaaaaaatctaaaattagaaaaagaaaagagaaaaggaggttGGGGATCTGGGGAGGtattgtttaagggtacaaacttggaACTAGTAGATAAATAATTCCCAGAGAGGtaatgcacagcattgtgattatAACCAACAATACTGTactataaacttcaaagttgctaagagactagtcTTACTTgttcccaccacaaaaaagaaataattatgcaGTGCGActgaggtgttagctaatgctgtGGTGGGAATCatgttgcaatatataaatgcatccaatcaacatgttgtacaccttaaacttacacaatgtcaattatatttcaattttaaaaagaaaggagaaaagttcTAAAGTCAATAATCTAGGTTCCAaacttaagaaactagaaaaaggaaaagtaaaataaacccaaagtaagCATAAGGGGGAAAGTAATAAAGGTAAGAGTAGTAATTGATCAAATTGAAAGCAAGAAAACCCTAGAAAAATTCAAGTAAACAGAAGTTGGTTCttccaaaaatcaataaaattgataaacttctagcaaGACAGACAAAGATAACACACAAATCACCAATCAGAAATGAAGTGGGATATCACTACAGATATCCCCTATTTATTGCACCCAGTATaaggataaaaaaggaaatactacaAATAACTTTATACAAAAAAATATGACAATTTAGGTGACACAGACTGATTCCTCAAAAAACACCAACCGTCATAACACAACCAAGATGAAATAGGCAATCTGAATAATTCTATAAGCACGtaagaaaatgaattcataatttaaaagctttcaaaatagaaatcttCAGATCTGGATGGTTTCCTTGTATAATTCTACCCAAACACttgaagaattaacaccaacTTTACATAATCTTtcctagaaaatagaaaaggagggcacacttcctaattcattttatgagaccagtgttaatctaattaaaaaaaaacaaacagaaaaagacacagtGAAATTAAAGAAACTTTCAGCTCAATATCTCTCATAAACCTAGATGCAAacatccttaacaaaatattagtaaacctAATCCAAAATGTATTAAGAATTATATATCATGGTGAAGTGAGCTTCATTCTGGGTATGCAAAGCTTGTTCAacatttcaaaaatcaa from Neomonachus schauinslandi chromosome X, ASM220157v2, whole genome shotgun sequence encodes the following:
- the LOC110581305 gene encoding 60S ribosomal protein L39-like, giving the protein MWLTAPAMYSHKTFRIKRFLAKKQKQNCPIPQGIQMKNGHKIRYYSKRRHWRRTTLGL